GACATTTGAAATCAGCCAcccacatatacagtaaaatatgagTTTAGACTTTACATGTTGGGGGCACTGCACAGAATACTGTAACTGGTGTTAATATTTTAGAAAAGCAGCtgaaatacagtataaaatgaACCAGAAAGAAACTGAATTGTTAGTGGGTGGTTGCACCACAAAAGCAATGATCTACTTGGTATTTTATGGATTTAGCATGGCAATTTTCATCTCCAACTGAATAAACTGGTACCAGGGGATCCAAATAGTGCTTCTGTAAAGTCACCAGAGAAATGCTTTGACatgtagaacaaacagacatcAATTACATAAtgctttgactttaaaaaaaaaaaacataatggaaagttttaaatatttggCAGCCTGTTTTACTTACTTCAGCATGCTTTTGGCAGCATAACAGCGCAGGTCATAGGACACAGAATAAACACCATATAGCGTTGCTTTCACATTCAGACAGCCAATGAAATCCTTGGGGTTGTTTTTGTATAGGTCAAAAGTCAGCTTGGCCACATCTTTCCGGTGCAGTGGCCTACACTCAATGAGCTGatctctgtatttctttaagGGGAGACAGGAACGGAAACATAAGTCAGGTCAAAGTGGAACAGAAACATTGGGCACTTCTGGCACAGTAAACTGGGCCAAATGACAGCACCCAGCTACACCAGCAGACAGCATGATTACAGACTGAAACTTCTCCAGTGATGATGGGAAAGGCAAATGACAAGGGGCAATGTTTGGGTCACCAGAGTAAACACGGGGGTTGCAAATCATTGCATGCATCAGTTCTTATGGAAATTAATTGCTTTTGGGTgaacataatttaaatgtaatgataTCTCTAGGTCTGATTAATATTTAACCCCTGCCATGATTTTTCTCTTAAGAATTATGACGGAAGAAACTATTCTCTGGTGGTCTACCGCCCTGCTCCGTGTTCTGCCTTTGCACAATGACTGACATTTTACTTCACTATTCAATTTAATGGATACAATATTTGCTGATTAAATTTCCCTCAATAGTCAATGTATTATCATTCAATCTACAAGAAACATATTTCCTTGTCTGTTCAGTCTCTACATCAATGAATCCCTGGCTTAACAAACGCTGAATACAAGTATTCAATCAATATGTCCAGTGTCACACTGTGCCGCTAATCAACAGTGACTCCAAGTGGTTAATGTGAGAAGGGTCCAACACTTCCGTACCAGATATGGAGTCCAGCTCTGGCCCTTCTCCAGCACCATGAGGACAGTGTTTTCACACAGCGTCTCGAAGAATTCCTCTGTGTCCAATCCTGTGCCATCTTCATCCAGCACCAGGGCCATGATACATGGTACACTCAACGACTCACTGACCTGAGAGAGCAGACAAAGGAGGGAAAACACAAGTGAATCACTTGGTACATTAATGTGTCACAGGTCATGTGGGCACATTACTCATTAGCAAACATTTCAGATACGGAccataatacaaaaaagaaagagcaatATTGCAGTCAGGTACCAAGTGTACAGCTGAGTTTTGTGAACTTTTACCAGCACACGGGGTGCGGCAATGATACAAGAATCACAGGCCAGTCTGGCCGAGGTCATTTGAATTCTATATGTATTCCTTTAAACACACCATGAGGCTTCCTCACAACACTATGTCTTAAGTCTTAATGTTTTCAACTGTTTGAGTCAACGTTTGATCATCATCCACCTTAACTACATCCCGATTCCTTCTCAGCCATTTCAACACTTCACACCCCCTCTTTACCTTGTTCATCAGGTCTTCTAGCGTTTCCGCCATGATGCCCTTCTTTACACTGCGGTCAGCATTTGTGACCCTGAAGGGCTTCGGCCGAGGAACTCGACCCGACAGGAGCTGCTGTGTCATAGAAGCACTGGCTGACACGCTGGCTGTCACACACCTGAGAAAGGATTATATGGACATTAAGTTAAGTTCA
The Etheostoma cragini isolate CJK2018 chromosome 4, CSU_Ecrag_1.0, whole genome shotgun sequence genome window above contains:
- the cidec gene encoding cell death activator CIDE-3, whose product is MDYAMNTLSLLTPSTLTKCVTASVSASASMTQQLLSGRVPRPKPFRVTNADRSVKKGIMAETLEDLMNKVSESLSVPCIMALVLDEDGTGLDTEEFFETLCENTVLMVLEKGQSWTPYLKYRDQLIECRPLHRKDVAKLTFDLYKNNPKDFIGCLNVKATLYGVYSVSYDLRCYAAKSMLKEALRWTLFSMQATGHILLGSSCYIEQLLEDDERAEKSLALPQEGRIRQLQSMLLGKISH